A portion of the Laribacter hongkongensis DSM 14985 genome contains these proteins:
- a CDS encoding peptidase U32 family protein, with protein MSLPAHHLELLAPAKTADIGREAILHGADAVYIGGPGFGARHNATNSVADIAGLCGFAHRYHARIFVTLNTILHDNELEAARDLVWQLWDAGVDALIVQDMGLLQLDLPPIELHASTQCDIRTPEKARFLADVGFSQLVLARELGLKDIHAIHAAVDGQATLEYFIHGALCVAFSGQCYISHAQTGRSANRGDCSQACRLPYTLKDESGRVVAFDKHLLSMKDNNQSDNLMALVDAGVRSFKIEGRYKDAGYVKNITAHYRQLLDGLLEARPELAPASSGRTTHLFTPDPDKTFHRGSTDYFTRERQADIGAFDSPKYVGVALGTVSRTGADWFDLDTSAAMANGDGLNYMKKREVVGVQANRVEALGEGRWRVWPNEPMAELAGLVPGVQVNRNRDHAWEQALGKKSAERRVRVWLTLRDNARGLTLTASDEDGISASRDLVMPLEPARDAARAEAGLRDNLSRLGNTMFEAAGIELFLREPWFVPGGQVNALRRDVLAALETARLAAWQRPLRKAGTEPPAVCPDDTLSYLANVYNQAARDFYARHGVRLIDAAYEAHEEAGEVSLMITKHCLRYAFELCPKQAKGVQGVMGQVRADPMTLVNGNEVLTLKFECRPCEMHVMGKIRKSVLKSPPPTEIPLTFHPVRPR; from the coding sequence ATGAGTCTGCCCGCCCATCATCTTGAACTGTTGGCTCCCGCCAAAACCGCTGACATCGGCCGGGAGGCCATCCTCCACGGTGCCGATGCCGTGTATATCGGCGGGCCGGGCTTCGGTGCGCGGCACAATGCCACCAATTCCGTCGCGGACATTGCCGGACTGTGCGGATTTGCCCATCGCTACCACGCCCGCATCTTTGTCACCCTCAACACCATCCTCCACGACAACGAGCTGGAAGCAGCCCGCGATCTGGTGTGGCAGCTGTGGGATGCCGGCGTGGATGCGCTGATCGTGCAGGACATGGGCCTGCTGCAACTCGACCTGCCGCCGATCGAACTGCATGCCTCGACCCAGTGCGACATCCGCACGCCGGAAAAAGCCCGTTTCCTGGCCGACGTCGGCTTTTCGCAGCTGGTGCTGGCGCGCGAGCTCGGCCTGAAGGACATCCACGCCATCCATGCTGCCGTCGACGGGCAGGCCACGCTGGAATACTTCATCCACGGCGCCCTGTGCGTGGCGTTTTCCGGCCAGTGCTACATCAGCCACGCCCAGACCGGGCGCAGCGCCAACCGCGGCGACTGCTCGCAGGCCTGTCGCCTGCCTTACACCCTCAAGGACGAATCCGGCCGGGTGGTGGCATTCGACAAGCACCTGCTGTCGATGAAGGACAACAACCAGTCGGACAACCTGATGGCGCTGGTGGACGCCGGCGTACGCTCGTTCAAGATCGAAGGCCGCTACAAGGATGCCGGTTACGTCAAGAACATCACCGCCCACTACCGGCAACTGCTGGACGGCCTCCTCGAGGCCCGTCCGGAACTGGCTCCGGCGTCCAGCGGCCGCACCACCCATCTTTTTACGCCCGACCCGGACAAAACCTTCCACCGCGGCAGCACCGACTACTTCACCCGCGAACGGCAGGCCGACATCGGCGCCTTTGATTCACCCAAATACGTCGGCGTGGCGCTGGGCACGGTCAGCCGCACCGGCGCGGACTGGTTCGACCTCGACACCTCCGCCGCCATGGCCAATGGCGACGGCCTCAACTACATGAAAAAACGGGAAGTGGTCGGCGTGCAGGCCAACCGGGTCGAAGCACTGGGCGAGGGACGCTGGCGGGTCTGGCCGAACGAGCCGATGGCCGAACTGGCCGGTCTGGTGCCCGGCGTGCAGGTCAACCGCAACCGCGACCATGCCTGGGAGCAGGCACTGGGCAAGAAATCGGCCGAGCGGCGCGTGCGCGTGTGGCTGACCCTGCGCGACAACGCCCGGGGCCTGACGCTGACCGCCAGCGACGAAGACGGCATCAGCGCCAGCCGCGACCTTGTCATGCCGCTGGAGCCGGCACGCGATGCTGCGCGGGCCGAGGCCGGCCTGCGCGACAACCTCTCCCGCTTGGGCAACACCATGTTCGAGGCTGCCGGCATCGAACTTTTTTTGCGCGAGCCGTGGTTCGTGCCGGGCGGACAGGTGAATGCCCTGCGGCGCGACGTGCTGGCCGCACTGGAAACCGCGCGGCTGGCCGCATGGCAACGACCGCTGCGCAAGGCCGGCACCGAACCGCCGGCCGTCTGCCCGGACGACACGCTGTCGTATCTCGCCAACGTCTACAATCAGGCCGCCCGCGACTTCTACGCCCGCCATGGCGTCCGGCTGATCGACGCCGCCTACGAGGCGCACGAGGAAGCCGGAGAGGTGTCGCTGATGATCACCAAGCACTGCCTGCGCTACGCCTTCGAGCTGTGTCCGAAGCAGGCCAAGGGCGTGCAGGGCGTCATGGGACAGGTGCGGGCCGACCCCATGACGCTGGTCAACGGCAACGAAGTGCTGACGCTGAAGTTTGAATGCCGGCCGTGCGAAATGCACGTGATGGGCAAGATCCGCAAATCCGTCCTCAAGTCGCCGCCGCCGACCGAAATCCCGCTCACCTTCCATCCCGTCCGGCCACGCTAG
- a CDS encoding sensor domain-containing diguanylate cyclase, translated as MLQFCPSPVSPAGWAEILRDHLSVFESLWQEFPDHIFLVSCTADGDFILEDCNPALQSYIGLPAGKTRHRPVRELVAGPYQETVLERYRQCVSSGKPYTYEETGTVTDSDAVHHWMTLLVPAHGPDGRVSFLLGISRDVTALRQAQEVLRRENELLEQRVALRTAELEMANAQLRQMAMYDSLTGVYSRGVFFELASEALDLTRQECAPLSALMLDIDFFKKVNDTWGHAAGDQVLRLAGRRLREQLRGSDIIGRCGGEEFAVILPRQQADRACAVAQQLCDAMCTRPFPWEGQQIACSISIGVAELSREDESIEKLLHRADLALLQAKGDGRNCYRLASGSDLVAL; from the coding sequence GTGTTGCAATTTTGCCCTTCGCCTGTCAGCCCTGCCGGATGGGCAGAGATACTGAGAGACCACCTGTCGGTCTTTGAAAGCCTGTGGCAGGAGTTTCCCGACCACATCTTTCTGGTTTCCTGTACCGCCGACGGCGACTTTATCCTGGAGGACTGCAATCCGGCCTTGCAGTCCTACATCGGCCTGCCCGCCGGGAAGACCCGTCATCGCCCGGTGCGGGAACTGGTTGCCGGGCCGTACCAGGAAACCGTGCTCGAGCGTTACCGGCAGTGCGTGTCCTCCGGCAAGCCGTATACCTACGAGGAAACCGGCACGGTGACCGACAGCGATGCCGTACACCACTGGATGACCCTGCTGGTGCCGGCCCATGGCCCGGACGGACGGGTCAGCTTCCTTCTGGGCATCAGCCGCGATGTCACTGCGCTGCGGCAGGCCCAGGAAGTCCTGCGGCGGGAAAACGAACTGCTGGAACAGCGCGTGGCCCTGCGCACGGCCGAGCTGGAAATGGCCAATGCCCAGTTGCGGCAGATGGCGATGTACGACAGCCTGACCGGCGTTTATTCGCGCGGGGTGTTTTTCGAGCTGGCGTCGGAAGCGCTGGACCTGACACGGCAGGAATGCGCGCCCCTGTCGGCGCTGATGCTGGACATCGATTTCTTCAAGAAGGTCAACGACACCTGGGGACACGCCGCCGGTGACCAGGTGCTGCGGCTAGCAGGACGCCGCCTGCGCGAACAGTTGCGTGGCAGCGACATCATCGGCCGCTGTGGTGGCGAAGAGTTTGCCGTCATCCTGCCGCGCCAGCAGGCCGACCGGGCCTGTGCCGTTGCGCAGCAGCTGTGCGATGCCATGTGCACGCGGCCGTTTCCGTGGGAAGGGCAGCAGATAGCCTGTTCGATCAGCATCGGCGTGGCCGAACTTTCCCGTGAAGACGAAAGCATCGAAAAACTGCTGCACCGCGCCGATCTGGCGCTGTTGCAGGCCAAGGGTGATGGCCGCAACTGCTACCGTCTGGCCTCGGGAAGTGACCTGGTAGCGCTGTAA
- a CDS encoding DUF917 domain-containing protein — protein sequence MPQRTLTSTELEQLVLGACLLGGGGGGPLSGAQPLLDYLRRNRLTVTLAGLADLPADTLGAVVAGIGAPNAASQSGDFTEAPLNAFRRYAKLLDTPPSAVLPAEVGAMNSLIPAVVAAQTGLPLIDADSAGRALPTLNLAAFNLAAPPSPLLLANQPAAGQEGVSITLNAANANQTDSLVRANLSATDDTGYSLFGSVGAFSTWALTPAQLAHSSVTGSTSRAIRLGAALRRVQTEGGDAVAAVRTALDGQLTVLAQGTIHAVELTEAGGFDRLQITLAADDGRIVHVLAVNENLIAFAEGSAAPLAAAPDTLAWLTDDGHPLSNSEIRPDTALRASVHLGRRISLLGIPAAPILREPVLASGFSALLAQLGYYGTAPALPV from the coding sequence ATGCCGCAGCGTACCCTGACATCCACCGAACTGGAACAACTCGTACTCGGCGCCTGCCTGTTGGGCGGCGGCGGCGGCGGCCCGTTGAGCGGCGCCCAGCCCCTGCTCGACTATCTGCGCCGCAACCGCCTCACCGTCACGCTGGCCGGTCTGGCCGACCTGCCGGCAGACACACTGGGGGCGGTGGTCGCCGGCATCGGAGCCCCCAACGCCGCCAGCCAGTCCGGGGACTTCACCGAAGCCCCCCTGAATGCCTTCCGCCGTTACGCCAAACTGCTGGATACCCCGCCCAGTGCCGTACTGCCGGCCGAAGTCGGCGCCATGAACAGCCTGATCCCCGCCGTGGTGGCAGCACAGACCGGCCTGCCCCTGATCGACGCCGACAGCGCCGGCCGTGCGCTGCCCACCCTCAACCTCGCCGCCTTCAATCTCGCTGCCCCACCCTCGCCCCTGCTGCTGGCCAACCAGCCGGCAGCCGGACAGGAAGGCGTCAGCATCACGCTCAACGCCGCCAACGCCAACCAGACCGACAGCCTCGTACGCGCCAACCTGTCGGCGACCGACGACACCGGCTACAGCCTCTTCGGCAGCGTCGGCGCCTTTTCGACCTGGGCCCTGACCCCGGCACAACTGGCGCACAGCAGCGTCACCGGCAGCACCAGCCGGGCCATCCGGCTGGGTGCTGCCCTGCGCCGGGTGCAGACCGAAGGCGGCGATGCCGTGGCCGCCGTGCGTACGGCACTGGACGGCCAGCTGACCGTGCTGGCGCAAGGCACCATCCATGCAGTGGAACTGACCGAAGCCGGCGGCTTTGACCGCCTGCAGATCACCCTCGCCGCCGACGACGGCCGCATCGTCCACGTGCTCGCCGTCAACGAAAACCTGATCGCCTTTGCCGAAGGCAGTGCCGCCCCGCTGGCCGCCGCCCCGGACACGCTGGCTTGGCTCACCGACGACGGGCACCCGCTGTCCAACAGCGAAATCCGGCCGGACACCGCCCTGCGCGCCTCCGTGCATCTGGGCCGGCGCATCAGCCTCCTCGGCATCCCCGCAGCGCCCATCCTGCGCGAACCGGTCCTTGCCAGCGGTTTTTCCGCACTGCTGGCCCAGTTGGGCTATTACGGAACTGCCCCCGCGCTGCCAGTGTGA
- a CDS encoding YMGG-like glycine zipper-containing protein — MSRKLSLRRATGWSAALALALALSVPTAAHAASRTTKGAVLGATVGLLTGNGIKGAVTGAAVGGGLGAISEPGRKGRKATKGAKTGAVLGATVGLLTGNGLNGAIKGAAAGAVGGALVGRYN; from the coding sequence ATGTCCCGAAAACTGTCCCTTCGCCGCGCCACCGGCTGGAGTGCCGCCCTGGCGCTGGCCCTGGCCCTGAGCGTTCCGACCGCAGCCCACGCCGCCAGCCGCACCACCAAAGGTGCCGTACTCGGCGCCACCGTCGGCCTGCTGACCGGTAACGGCATCAAGGGTGCCGTTACCGGTGCCGCCGTCGGCGGCGGCCTCGGTGCCATCAGCGAACCCGGCCGCAAGGGCCGCAAAGCCACCAAGGGTGCCAAGACCGGAGCCGTGCTCGGCGCCACCGTCGGCCTGCTGACCGGCAACGGCCTGAACGGCGCCATCAAGGGTGCCGCAGCCGGCGCTGTCGGCGGCGCACTGGTCGGCCGCTACAACTGA
- a CDS encoding YmgD family protein has protein sequence MKKTLTLIALAAALSPLAATAAPAAAGVPAEFFTTCTEANEMAKTDTAAVSDLIARLGNAAVEARDLKIKPRPDLDKDVIKHLNAYCSQDPNGLLITGMDIAMRQVAGEKVGK, from the coding sequence ATGAAAAAGACCCTCACCCTGATCGCCCTCGCCGCCGCGCTGTCGCCGCTGGCTGCCACCGCTGCTCCGGCCGCTGCCGGCGTCCCGGCCGAATTCTTCACCACCTGCACGGAAGCCAACGAAATGGCCAAGACCGACACCGCCGCCGTGTCGGACCTGATCGCCCGCCTCGGCAACGCCGCTGTCGAAGCCCGCGACCTGAAGATCAAACCGCGCCCCGACCTCGACAAGGACGTGATCAAGCACCTGAACGCCTACTGCTCGCAAGACCCGAACGGCCTCCTGATCACCGGCATGGACATCGCCATGCGCCAGGTCGCCGGCGAAAAGGTCGGCAAGTAA
- a CDS encoding acyltransferase family protein: protein MVITSLVYLRAVAILLVIGVHAINYGSMTWEQWAWWHRLWTDSTVFFAIISGYLFHHLVSDRRTISRFLGQKLRHVFLPYCVLSLLILVCDGLRNHESPVRVLQDYPLHLLRGDALLPYWFIPAQLGMTAISVVLWYARQYARVLVVLPFLILLTVLVPRPVDSIGWSLLHFLPFYLLGIALSKYRQRSLAWLGRWRSLAWLAVAAVCLYGLSLRYYGVNSLQKGVVFLLLYGWLERRQTAGWLESLPGCWMKWLADASIGLFFLHYLFMEGLGWWLARHPVMLNPYAMHALGMAFSLGGSMLAVTLVRLLLPHHSKFLIGC, encoded by the coding sequence GTGGTGATCACAAGCCTGGTTTATCTGCGCGCGGTCGCCATCCTGCTGGTCATTGGCGTGCACGCCATCAATTACGGTTCCATGACCTGGGAGCAATGGGCGTGGTGGCATCGCCTGTGGACGGACAGCACGGTGTTCTTCGCGATCATCTCGGGCTATCTCTTTCATCATCTGGTCAGTGACCGCCGGACGATCAGCCGGTTTCTTGGACAGAAACTGCGCCATGTGTTCCTGCCCTATTGCGTCCTGAGCCTGCTGATTCTTGTCTGTGACGGACTCCGGAACCATGAAAGCCCTGTCAGGGTGCTACAGGACTATCCCCTGCACCTGTTGCGGGGTGATGCACTTTTACCTTACTGGTTCATCCCGGCACAGCTGGGCATGACGGCCATTTCGGTCGTGCTGTGGTATGCCCGCCAGTACGCCAGGGTGCTGGTCGTGCTGCCGTTCCTGATCCTGCTGACCGTCCTGGTGCCGCGTCCGGTCGACAGCATCGGCTGGTCACTGCTGCATTTCCTGCCGTTTTACCTTTTGGGCATCGCGCTGTCCAAATACCGGCAGCGCAGCCTGGCCTGGCTGGGGCGCTGGCGCAGTCTTGCCTGGCTGGCCGTGGCAGCCGTCTGCCTGTACGGCCTTTCGCTGCGTTATTACGGGGTAAATTCCCTGCAAAAAGGCGTCGTGTTCCTGCTGCTGTACGGCTGGCTGGAACGGCGGCAGACGGCTGGCTGGCTGGAGAGCCTGCCCGGATGCTGGATGAAGTGGCTGGCTGATGCGAGCATCGGGCTCTTTTTCCTGCATTACCTGTTCATGGAGGGACTGGGCTGGTGGCTGGCCCGCCATCCTGTGATGCTGAACCCATACGCCATGCATGCGCTGGGAATGGCGTTTTCCCTGGGGGGCTCCATGCTGGCCGTCACGCTGGTGCGCCTGCTGCTGCCGCATCACAGCAAGTTCCTGATCGGGTGCTGA